In Hyphomicrobiales bacterium, the following are encoded in one genomic region:
- a CDS encoding cysteine hydrolase — translation MSGPMTLFQLAGADQTPPALADAQLVLIDMQNEYLEGPLAVSGVGDAVAHTADLLAAARQVGAGIIHVVHKGYPGSLFDREAPRGQIIDALAPLAGEEVIEKALPNAFAGTGLGDLLRARGAKELIVVGFMSHMCVSSTVRAALDEGFRVTVDADGCGSRDLPDGRGGVVVADVVSDVALVELSDRFAVVVRDHAWR, via the coding sequence ATGTCCGGACCGATGACACTTTTCCAGCTTGCAGGTGCCGATCAGACGCCGCCGGCGCTTGCCGACGCGCAGCTGGTGCTGATCGACATGCAGAACGAATATCTCGAGGGGCCGCTCGCGGTTTCCGGTGTCGGGGACGCCGTCGCCCACACGGCGGATCTGCTGGCGGCCGCGCGACAGGTCGGGGCCGGCATCATTCATGTCGTCCACAAGGGATACCCCGGCAGCCTGTTCGATCGCGAGGCGCCGCGCGGGCAGATCATTGATGCCCTTGCACCGCTCGCCGGTGAAGAGGTGATCGAAAAGGCACTGCCCAATGCATTTGCCGGAACCGGACTTGGCGATCTGCTGCGCGCGCGTGGCGCGAAGGAGCTGATCGTGGTCGGCTTCATGAGCCATATGTGCGTCAGCTCGACCGTGCGCGCGGCGCTTGACGAAGGTTTCAGGGTCACGGTCGACGCCGATGGCTGCGGTAGTCGCGATTTGCCGGATGGGCGCGGAGGCGTGGTGGTCGCCGATGTCGTCAGCGATGTGGCGCTGGTCGAACTTTCCGATCGTTTCGCCGTCGTCGTTCGCGATCACGCCTGGCGGTGA